From Amphiprion ocellaris isolate individual 3 ecotype Okinawa chromosome 10, ASM2253959v1, whole genome shotgun sequence, one genomic window encodes:
- the bcl6ab gene encoding BCL6A transcription repressor b isoform X1 has translation MLRVSRKLLQDCDSMATTADGCIQFTRHAGDVLLNFNRLRSRNILTDVTIQVDGQQFHAHKAILVACSGFFYSVFMDPENANLSAISLDPKVDPKGFSLLLDFMYTSCLNLNDSLVLATLNTAIYLQMEHVADTCHRFIKSRHQSLDMPIEEVQNSSLHLAEDVSAFRPVEEKEPDLINNHTSNTTPLQECKGYISNVFRGINTSGSYHVYGDLHVPAGKIEGAHKIRCSQVPSPIMAHNESISHSVPSHPSFPSTVIRPAVAHGNLQRPAAPMEEDGVHHPQTSCVRLSPGFSKGVICSPQSPLRSDCQPNSPTESSSSRNASMSLKQPSDCPKDAKARNWKKYKFILMNQTPDENGKEAHGGSSDVGAVSPTLSPCRSGAAGGHSEEQPEEGASEHREEMSSSQSSDSLSSISHHRCSSCGCDSPRCMEMGHLSPVSYNGDDTTKLHSDYSSSSCENNVYFCNGCDSKFTEEDSLKDHMVQVHSDKPYKCDCCQAAFRYKGNLASHKTVHTGKISAKPYHCNICGAQFNRPANLKTHTRIHSGEKPYKCETCGSRFVQVAHLRAHVLIHTGEKPYPCEICGTHFRHLQTLKSHMRIHTGEKPYHCEKCDLHFRHKSQLRLHLRQKHGAVTNTKAQYRRSPGNMITGPLNSC, from the exons ATGCTCAGAGTTTCGAGGAAACTTTTACAAG ATTGCGATAGCATGGCCACGACTGCAGATGGCTGCATTCAATTCACACGCCATGCAGGCGACGTCCTGCTCAACTTCAACCGCCTCCGCAGCAGGAACATCCTGACTGACGTCACCATACAGGTGGACGGACAGCAGTTTCATGCTCACAAGGCCATCCTGGTGGCCTGCAG TGGCTTCTTTTATTCTGTCTTCATGGATCCTGAGAACGCAAACCTTAGTGCCATCAGCTTAGACCCCAAAGTGGACCCGAAGGGTTTCTCCCTCCTGCTGGACTTCATGTACACGTCCTGCCTGAACCTGAACGACAGCCTGGTCTTGGCCACCTTGAATACAGCCATTTACCTCCAGATGGAACATGTGGCCGACACCTGCCACCGATTCATCAAGTCCAG GCATCAGAGCCTGGATATGCCGATTGAAGAGGTACAGAACAGCTCGTTGCACCTGGCTGAGGACGTCTCTGCTTTCAGGCCTGTTGAAGAAAAAGAGCCAGACCTTATAAACAACCACACGTCCAACACAACCCCCCTCCAGGAGTGCAAGGGTTACATCTCCAATGTTTTCAGGGGTATCAACACCTCCGGCTCCTATCATGTCTACGGTGACCTCCACGTCCCTGCTGGGAAGATTGAAGGTGCTCATAAGATCAGATGCTCGCAGGTACCCAGCCCCATCATGGCTCACAACGAATCCATCTCCCACTCTGTCCCGTCACACCCCAGTTTCCCCTCCACTGTCATACGACCGGCGGTAGCCCACGGCAACCTTCAACGGCCTGCTGCTCCCATGGAGGAAGATGGCGTTCATCACCCACAAACCAGCTGCGTGAGACTTTCCCCAGGCTTTAGCAAAGGTGTCATCTGTAGCCCTCAGAGCCCCCTCAGATCTGACTGCCAGCCAAACTCACCCACcgagtccagcagcagcagaaacgcAAGCATGAGCCTTAAACAGCCCTCAGACTGCCCCAAAGATGCCAAGGCCCGCAACTGGAAGAAGTACAAGTTCATTCTTATGAACCAAACTCCTGATGAGAATGGAAAGGAGGCTCATGGAGGCAGCTCTGATGTCGGAGCCGTTTCTCCTACACTGAGCCCCTGCAGGAGTGGAGCAGCAGGTGGACACAGTGAGGAGCAGCCAGAAGAGGGAGCCAGTGAGCACAGAGAAGAAATGTCTTCATCTCAGAGTAGCGACAGCCTCAGCAGTATTAG CCACCACAGATGCTCCTCCTGTGGCTGTGACAGCCCTCGCTGCATGGAAATGGGTCATCTTTCTCCTGTCTCATACAACGGAGATGACACCACCAAGCTACACTCAGATTATTCCTCCTCCAGTTGTG aaaacaatgtttatttctgcaacGGATGTGACTCCAAGTTTACGGAGGAAGATTCCCTGAAAGACCACATGGTCCAGGTCCACAGCGACAAGCCATACAAGTGCGACTGCTGCCAGGCTGCCTTCCGCTACAAGGGCAACCTGGCCAGCCATAAGACTGTTCATACTGGTAAGATTA GTGCGAAGCCATACCATTGCAACATCTGCGGTGCTCAGTTTAACCGACCAGCCAATCTCAAGACCCATACCCGAATTCACTCTGGAGAAAAGCCGTACAAGTGTGAGACGTGCGGTTCCCGATTTGTCCAG gtGGCCCATCTTCGCGCCCATGTGTTAATACATACCGGAGAGAAACCATACCCTTGTGAGATTTGTGGAACACACTTCCGCCACCTTCAAACGCTCAAGAGTCACATGCGTATTCACACCGGAGAGAAGCCTTATCAT tgtgaaaaatgtgacctGCACTTCAGACACAAGAGTCAGCTGCGGCTGCATCTCCGGCAGAAGCATGGTGCCGTCACCAACACCAAGGCTCAGTACCGCAGGTCTCCCGGCAACATGATCACAGGCCCATTGAACTCCTGCTGA
- the bcl6ab gene encoding BCL6A transcription repressor b isoform X2, whose protein sequence is MLRVSRKLLQDCDSMATTADGCIQFTRHAGDVLLNFNRLRSRNILTDVTIQVDGQQFHAHKAILVACSGFFYSVFMDPENANLSAISLDPKVDPKGFSLLLDFMYTSCLNLNDSLVLATLNTAIYLQMEHVADTCHRFIKSRHQSLDMPIEEVQNSSLHLAEDVSAFRPVEEKEPDLINNHTSNTTPLQECKGYISNVFRGINTSGSYHVYGDLHVPAGKIEGAHKIRCSQVPSPIMAHNESISHSVPSHPSFPSTVIRPAVAHGNLQRPAAPMEEDGVHHPQTSCVRLSPGFSKGVICSPQSPLRSDCQPNSPTESSSSRNASMSLKQPSDCPKDAKARNWKKYKFILMNQTPDENGKEAHGGSSDVGAVSPTLSPCRSGAAGGHSEEQPEEGASEHREEMSSSQSSDSLSSISHHRCSSCGCDSPRCMEMGHLSPVSYNGDDTTKLHSDYSSSSCENNVYFCNGCDSKFTEEDSLKDHMVQVHSDKPYKCDCCQAAFRYKGNLASHKTVHTGAKPYHCNICGAQFNRPANLKTHTRIHSGEKPYKCETCGSRFVQVAHLRAHVLIHTGEKPYPCEICGTHFRHLQTLKSHMRIHTGEKPYHCEKCDLHFRHKSQLRLHLRQKHGAVTNTKAQYRRSPGNMITGPLNSC, encoded by the exons ATGCTCAGAGTTTCGAGGAAACTTTTACAAG ATTGCGATAGCATGGCCACGACTGCAGATGGCTGCATTCAATTCACACGCCATGCAGGCGACGTCCTGCTCAACTTCAACCGCCTCCGCAGCAGGAACATCCTGACTGACGTCACCATACAGGTGGACGGACAGCAGTTTCATGCTCACAAGGCCATCCTGGTGGCCTGCAG TGGCTTCTTTTATTCTGTCTTCATGGATCCTGAGAACGCAAACCTTAGTGCCATCAGCTTAGACCCCAAAGTGGACCCGAAGGGTTTCTCCCTCCTGCTGGACTTCATGTACACGTCCTGCCTGAACCTGAACGACAGCCTGGTCTTGGCCACCTTGAATACAGCCATTTACCTCCAGATGGAACATGTGGCCGACACCTGCCACCGATTCATCAAGTCCAG GCATCAGAGCCTGGATATGCCGATTGAAGAGGTACAGAACAGCTCGTTGCACCTGGCTGAGGACGTCTCTGCTTTCAGGCCTGTTGAAGAAAAAGAGCCAGACCTTATAAACAACCACACGTCCAACACAACCCCCCTCCAGGAGTGCAAGGGTTACATCTCCAATGTTTTCAGGGGTATCAACACCTCCGGCTCCTATCATGTCTACGGTGACCTCCACGTCCCTGCTGGGAAGATTGAAGGTGCTCATAAGATCAGATGCTCGCAGGTACCCAGCCCCATCATGGCTCACAACGAATCCATCTCCCACTCTGTCCCGTCACACCCCAGTTTCCCCTCCACTGTCATACGACCGGCGGTAGCCCACGGCAACCTTCAACGGCCTGCTGCTCCCATGGAGGAAGATGGCGTTCATCACCCACAAACCAGCTGCGTGAGACTTTCCCCAGGCTTTAGCAAAGGTGTCATCTGTAGCCCTCAGAGCCCCCTCAGATCTGACTGCCAGCCAAACTCACCCACcgagtccagcagcagcagaaacgcAAGCATGAGCCTTAAACAGCCCTCAGACTGCCCCAAAGATGCCAAGGCCCGCAACTGGAAGAAGTACAAGTTCATTCTTATGAACCAAACTCCTGATGAGAATGGAAAGGAGGCTCATGGAGGCAGCTCTGATGTCGGAGCCGTTTCTCCTACACTGAGCCCCTGCAGGAGTGGAGCAGCAGGTGGACACAGTGAGGAGCAGCCAGAAGAGGGAGCCAGTGAGCACAGAGAAGAAATGTCTTCATCTCAGAGTAGCGACAGCCTCAGCAGTATTAG CCACCACAGATGCTCCTCCTGTGGCTGTGACAGCCCTCGCTGCATGGAAATGGGTCATCTTTCTCCTGTCTCATACAACGGAGATGACACCACCAAGCTACACTCAGATTATTCCTCCTCCAGTTGTG aaaacaatgtttatttctgcaacGGATGTGACTCCAAGTTTACGGAGGAAGATTCCCTGAAAGACCACATGGTCCAGGTCCACAGCGACAAGCCATACAAGTGCGACTGCTGCCAGGCTGCCTTCCGCTACAAGGGCAACCTGGCCAGCCATAAGACTGTTCATACTG GTGCGAAGCCATACCATTGCAACATCTGCGGTGCTCAGTTTAACCGACCAGCCAATCTCAAGACCCATACCCGAATTCACTCTGGAGAAAAGCCGTACAAGTGTGAGACGTGCGGTTCCCGATTTGTCCAG gtGGCCCATCTTCGCGCCCATGTGTTAATACATACCGGAGAGAAACCATACCCTTGTGAGATTTGTGGAACACACTTCCGCCACCTTCAAACGCTCAAGAGTCACATGCGTATTCACACCGGAGAGAAGCCTTATCAT tgtgaaaaatgtgacctGCACTTCAGACACAAGAGTCAGCTGCGGCTGCATCTCCGGCAGAAGCATGGTGCCGTCACCAACACCAAGGCTCAGTACCGCAGGTCTCCCGGCAACATGATCACAGGCCCATTGAACTCCTGCTGA